The Bacteroidota bacterium genome includes the window TCGGTAGTAGCTGCTATCGCTAGACATTCCTCTATGTGCTGTTTCAGCTCCTCTCTCTGTGATTCTTTACCTGTACGTTTAGTGAGTTGATACTCCCGGTCGGTTTTTCTGGTTTTATCCTTCTTTTCATGTTCAACCTGAGAATGCACGATTTCAGGCCAACGGGTCTTTTGAAATTCTTCAAGCGATTTTTTTATTGCGGCAAACTCAGATTTAGATTTAGAAAGTGCGCGACCGGAGAGCACCTCAAGCCCTGAAACGACCGCGTGCAAATGAACCGAACCCTGATGGTAATGAGGTACGATAACAAATAAACCGTTGCCCCGTACTTTAGCGTATTCCTTTGCAAATGCCTTTAGCATACCTGTATTTATGTTGCTTGTGTCCCGATTATTCCATGAAATCACTTCATGATAGAGCATATTGGAACGGCTGGTGCGCCTAATGCGGTAACTTTCATTTAATTCAAATGCTTTGGTTAAGGCCTCTATATCGTGGCTATCTGCACGTATGTTTTTGGTATAGACAAAATGCTCAAAACCTTGTACGGGAACTTCTTTTTGCCCTTCAAACACATAGTGCAGGAGTTGTTTGAATGAGAGTGTCTTACGGCTCATGCTTTTGATAACCGGCATCGATAATAGCTTTTAGTACGGGTAATAAATCGGGGTGTTGTTGCAGTGCTTCTGTAAGAATATCTGGAACAGTTGGCGGTGTGTAATAAAGGTTTTTCAGCCAATTCTCGATAATGGCAAGACGGGCTTTCATTGTTTGTAATTCTTCATGCAGTGAGAATGAAGCCGTACCGGAGTGTTCTGTAAGTTCGTTACTGATAAGGTACAGGACTTGAATGATACGCTTAAATATTTCGCTATTTGGCAAGAGCGGAGTGTTATCAAGGTAGGATATTGTTACCTGTTGTATATATTGGGTGGGGTGGATGCCATACGCTTTGGCTGTTTTGACGAGCCGCTGGTTGTCAGAGGAAGTAAACCGGGGTTTGTAGTATTTCACCCCGG containing:
- a CDS encoding relaxase/mobilization nuclease domain-containing protein, which gives rise to MPVIKSMSRKTLSFKQLLHYVFEGQKEVPVQGFEHFVYTKNIRADSHDIEALTKAFELNESYRIRRTSRSNMLYHEVISWNNRDTSNINTGMLKAFAKEYAKVRGNGLFVIVPHYHQGSVHLHAVVSGLEVLSGRALSKSKSEFAAIKKSLEEFQKTRWPEIVHSQVEHEKKDKTRKTDREYQLTKRTGKESQREELKQHIEECLAIAATTDELQQLLKEKNIPVYFRGDRMQGVLSPTGRKHRFSLLGFSERIKELERNHTKEIEMQETLERIRKLRNERDNREIDR